The following is a genomic window from Bdellovibrionota bacterium.
TTCGATGGTGCAAACACCAAGTTCATCAGTAGAGGCTTTACTTAAAAGCGCTTCAGGGCTTAATGCCTTTAGCTTGTTATATTCTTGTTGGGAAATTGTAGGTTTTTCTGTATTAGTTTCATCTTCTTTGCCACATGAAACTAAAAATAAAGCTAAAGTTAAAATCAAAATTTTCATCGACATCCTCTCTTGAAAATTGAATTAACTCTAGGATAATAGTTCGCAGTTTTGAGTCAATAGTATAAATGAAAGATGCTTAGAAGATGTATCTTCTCATGGCTACGCTAGAGATAATTCCTAAACATAAAAATGCAGTTATCATCCCAGATCCACCATAGGATAGAATTGGAAGGGGAATACCCACAATAGGCAGTATTCCAATCACCATCCCGATATTCACAAACATATGCCAGAATAAGAGGGAGAGACACCCTATAACTAATAACGCTCCAAATTTATCCCTGGCTTGGGTTGCGATTTTAATTCCGATCAGAATGAGAATGATAAAAAGAGTAAGGACTGTAAAGCTTCCGATAAATCCATGTTCTTCAGAAAGAACACTATAAATAAAGTCCGTGTGACGCTCTGGTAAGAAATCGAGTTGAGACTGTGTTCCTTTTCGAAAACCCTTTCCTAAGAATTTTCCGCTACCGACAGCAATTTTGGACTGAATGCTGTTGTAACCAGCACCCCTTGGATCACGAGTGGGATCTATAAATGTCAATACGCGATTTTTTTGGTATTCTTTGAGGCCAAAATTATAAGCCAATGGTAAAATGAGAATGAATCCAATGATCGCCGAAATTAAAATTCTCTTCTTGATACCCACAAACAAAAGCATAGAAACGCTTACAGATGCTAGCATCATCGAGGTTCCAAGATCGGGTTGAATTACCGTTAGCATAAAGGGCACTGCTGTTAAAACAATTGGCAGTGCAAGCTTTCTCATTCCAAGACCCAAAGATGTATTTCTCTCAGCAAGAATTTTTGCAAGCAGAATCACAAGCATAAGCTTCATGGTTTCAGAAGGCTGGTATTTAAAGAATCCAAAATCAATCCAACGTTGAGCTCCTAAAGCCACGTTACCAAAAAGTTCCACGACGACCAGGAACAGAAGATTTATAACGTAAAGTCCATAAGCAAGCTTCGTGAGAATTTTGTAATCCAATACCGTCATAACTAGAAAAAGTCCCCAACCAAATAAAATCCAAAAAACTTGCATTGTAAACAGTCTATGTACGCCAACAGTTTCAGGATCGTGAGTGGCGCTATAAAGATTGATCAACCCGATAATATTCAGTGCAATGATCACGAATACGAGATTGAAATCTATCTTCTTTAGGAATGTCCGTTCTTCAACTTGAAGTTCCATCAGTCCGGTACCTCATCCGCAGGTGGCTTGGGCGGAGTCACAGCAGCAGGTGCTGCAGTCTTGGGCCCTTTAGCATTTTTTGCGGCTTCTATTTTTTCTGGGTGATATTTTTGCATATAAGATTCAATAATATCTCTTGCGATGGGACCTGCGCCACCAGAACCTGAGCAAGCATGCTCTGCAAGAACAGCAACCACGATGTCTGGATCATCACTTGGTGCGTAGGCTACGAACCAACCGTGATGGCGTTGTTTGATAGGGCGAGATTTACAATCTGCAAAAACTTGATC
Proteins encoded in this region:
- the rodA gene encoding rod shape-determining protein RodA yields the protein MELQVEERTFLKKIDFNLVFVIIALNIIGLINLYSATHDPETVGVHRLFTMQVFWILFGWGLFLVMTVLDYKILTKLAYGLYVINLLFLVVVELFGNVALGAQRWIDFGFFKYQPSETMKLMLVILLAKILAERNTSLGLGMRKLALPIVLTAVPFMLTVIQPDLGTSMMLASVSVSMLLFVGIKKRILISAIIGFILILPLAYNFGLKEYQKNRVLTFIDPTRDPRGAGYNSIQSKIAVGSGKFLGKGFRKGTQSQLDFLPERHTDFIYSVLSEEHGFIGSFTVLTLFIILILIGIKIATQARDKFGALLVIGCLSLLFWHMFVNIGMVIGILPIVGIPLPILSYGGSGMITAFLCLGIISSVAMRRYIF